One segment of Stappia sp. 28M-7 DNA contains the following:
- a CDS encoding SH3 domain-containing protein: MKTSILFSSRLRGGAAAAALGLVLGPLLAAYPLRADGLDVPIYEYGGDDLPTCATSVVAGLKADGDGFLAVRSGPGSNYREIGRLRNGDKVFTFDHKGKWFGVVYGGSQPSCISPDKKRLLPYRGKKGWIHSNWLADLAG, translated from the coding sequence GTGAAGACATCTATACTCTTCTCCTCTCGTTTGCGCGGCGGCGCTGCCGCGGCTGCGCTCGGTCTGGTGCTCGGGCCTTTGCTCGCCGCATATCCCCTCCGTGCCGACGGTCTCGACGTGCCGATCTACGAATATGGCGGGGACGACCTGCCGACCTGCGCGACAAGTGTCGTTGCCGGGTTGAAGGCAGATGGCGACGGGTTCCTTGCGGTGCGTTCCGGTCCGGGCTCGAACTATCGCGAAATCGGCCGGCTGAGGAACGGCGACAAGGTTTTCACCTTCGACCACAAGGGCAAATGGTTCGGGGTCGTCTACGGCGGCTCGCAGCCGAGCTGTATCTCGCCAGACAAAAAGCGGCTTCTGCCCTATCGCGGCAAGAAGGGCTGGATCCACAGCAACTGGCTGGCGGACCTTGCCGGCTGA
- a CDS encoding peptidoglycan-binding domain-containing protein has translation MRFSSWLALWSVVVWGLCSPAAAQGWFSERLDGDTLVGVSADGSELVVFCGRPLLSLEIVIAGMTPTGPASVLVDDGAPVGFMFANGRFEAQTAAQTELVRSLMDRLAQGSAVTLSTPGGAQARLSLNGSSQALSACPAARFAAPVAGAPGAAAHAAPVGVASTAGQGPASMGLLAERYLAALGFDPGTVDGISDAATRSAVRRFQERYGLPANEELPAAHFAVLEALAKAGAMSVASTPAPVAPAPTAAPAASRPQPPAAGSAPAGAAMAGGGSYPYHRLAGCEGEIGRAIAWYNFTGEGTRRVLEMTDLCFNRETGRLSGSEWEDNLQLVRSEGPTEFYEVIETGKKSYQRAKASVGRYDAEGPFSTGWVSFGYSSPSGWPVARFSRRFGNAVAHLHGALFKPHNGRGLTENGEFKIHISGNDIRAHDKRQYNTPRSGSEVPYVAFEGKAVFTGGMGKVTLANTETGNGTGSGELDLRVSPDGEISGSGVLRLQSARLAGANPQDWKTTEWHIRLLAGNVAGDTGEILMMHAIAEGQTVDHDGVVNPVLGSLTINGYSRRIAELTEHWN, from the coding sequence ATGCGCTTCTCCTCGTGGCTTGCCTTGTGGTCCGTTGTCGTCTGGGGACTGTGCAGTCCCGCGGCGGCGCAGGGCTGGTTCTCCGAACGTCTCGATGGCGACACCCTCGTCGGCGTTTCAGCAGACGGCAGCGAACTCGTCGTGTTCTGCGGTCGTCCGCTTCTTTCCCTGGAGATCGTGATTGCCGGCATGACGCCGACCGGCCCCGCCTCGGTCTTGGTCGACGATGGCGCGCCCGTCGGCTTTATGTTCGCGAACGGACGCTTCGAGGCGCAAACAGCGGCCCAGACGGAATTGGTACGCAGTCTGATGGACCGGCTCGCGCAGGGGAGCGCGGTGACGCTGTCCACACCCGGCGGAGCCCAGGCCCGGCTGTCGCTCAACGGCTCGTCGCAAGCGCTTTCCGCATGCCCCGCAGCCCGGTTCGCGGCCCCGGTCGCGGGTGCACCCGGGGCGGCAGCTCATGCTGCGCCGGTAGGCGTCGCAAGCACTGCGGGGCAGGGACCTGCCAGCATGGGCTTGCTTGCCGAGCGCTATCTAGCGGCCCTCGGTTTCGATCCCGGCACGGTCGACGGCATCAGCGATGCGGCGACACGCTCCGCGGTCCGGCGGTTCCAGGAACGCTACGGCCTCCCGGCGAACGAGGAACTGCCAGCAGCCCATTTCGCCGTCCTGGAAGCGCTTGCAAAGGCGGGAGCGATGAGCGTCGCATCTACGCCCGCCCCGGTCGCCCCGGCGCCGACGGCAGCGCCTGCCGCTTCGCGACCGCAGCCTCCCGCCGCCGGTAGCGCGCCGGCCGGCGCCGCAATGGCAGGCGGTGGCTCCTATCCCTATCACCGGCTGGCCGGTTGCGAGGGAGAGATCGGCCGGGCCATCGCATGGTACAATTTCACCGGAGAGGGGACGCGCCGCGTGCTGGAAATGACTGACCTCTGCTTCAACCGGGAAACTGGAAGGCTGAGCGGCTCGGAGTGGGAGGACAATCTGCAACTGGTCAGGAGCGAAGGGCCCACGGAATTCTACGAGGTGATCGAGACCGGAAAGAAGTCCTACCAGCGCGCCAAAGCCAGCGTGGGCCGCTACGACGCAGAGGGGCCATTTTCGACAGGCTGGGTCAGCTTCGGATACAGCTCGCCGTCCGGATGGCCGGTCGCGCGCTTCAGCCGCCGTTTCGGCAACGCGGTGGCTCATCTCCACGGCGCGCTTTTCAAGCCGCACAACGGACGGGGACTGACGGAAAACGGCGAATTCAAGATTCACATAAGCGGCAACGACATCCGCGCGCATGACAAGCGCCAGTACAACACGCCGCGATCCGGCAGCGAGGTGCCGTACGTTGCCTTCGAGGGCAAGGCCGTTTTCACAGGAGGCATGGGTAAGGTCACACTTGCCAATACCGAGACCGGCAATGGTACCGGGTCCGGCGAGCTTGATCTTCGCGTTTCGCCAGATGGTGAAATCTCCGGCTCCGGCGTGTTGCGCCTGCAGAGCGCCCGTCTCGCCGGAGCAAATCCGCAGGACTGGAAGACGACCGAGTGGCATATTCGCCTGCTTGCCGGGAATGTCGCCGGCGATACCGGCGAGATACTGATGATGCACGCCATTGCCGAGGGGCAGACCGTCGATCACGACGGGGTTGTGAATCCGGTGCTCGGCAGCCTGACCATCAACGGTTACAGCCGCCGAATTGCCGAACTGACGGAGCATTGGAACTGA
- a CDS encoding amidohydrolase: MKALSSPLVAVLIAGVSSLPALAAEQVADRIWSGGPILTMNDGAPRAEAVAEKDGKIIAVGSADEVMKHKGEGTELVDLKGRAMLPGFVDAHGHAFMIGVQAVSANTQPAPDGKVNDIAALQETLREWKGAYPERIKRLGTVLGFGYDDAQLKEQRHPTREDLDAVSTDVPIVIIHQSAHIGVFNSKALEAVGITADTKNPDGGVIRREDGSSEPNGVLEEAAFFPALMKLVSGLDKAGGEELFVAGTELLASYGYTTGQEGRSTPNVVRLMQGASDAGRIKIDVVTYPDVLVDRDFIAANVSQTYTNGFRVGGAKLTIDGSPQGFTALRDRPYYNPPSHFRADYAGYAAASSDQVFDAIDWAFANNVQVITHSNGEGASDMLIAAIKSATEKHGNDDRRPVLIHGQFLRQDQVGALDELDIFPSLFPMHTFYWGDWHRDRTVGPVNADNISPTGWVRERGMMFSTHHDAPVAFPDSMRILDATVTRRSRSGDILGPNQRVDVMTALKAMTIWPAYQHFEEGQKGSIETGKVADLIILSQDPTAIDPETLDTLKVQETIKHGETIYSRRDEEKQGNLRMRPGPDGSDALGNFLRNASASVEAAGGHAHGPDLLYQAFAAGFGAQAPASTR, from the coding sequence GTGAAAGCCTTGTCCAGCCCTCTCGTTGCCGTTCTGATTGCGGGCGTCAGTTCCTTGCCTGCCCTCGCTGCCGAACAGGTGGCCGACCGGATCTGGTCCGGTGGTCCGATCCTGACCATGAACGACGGCGCACCGCGAGCGGAAGCGGTTGCCGAGAAGGATGGCAAGATCATCGCGGTCGGTTCTGCCGACGAGGTGATGAAGCACAAGGGCGAGGGCACCGAGCTCGTCGACCTCAAGGGCCGGGCTATGCTGCCGGGCTTCGTCGATGCCCACGGCCATGCCTTCATGATCGGCGTGCAGGCCGTGTCGGCCAATACCCAGCCCGCCCCTGACGGCAAGGTCAACGACATCGCCGCGCTGCAGGAGACCCTGCGCGAGTGGAAGGGAGCCTATCCGGAGCGCATCAAGCGGCTCGGCACGGTACTCGGCTTCGGCTACGACGACGCGCAGCTCAAGGAGCAGCGCCATCCCACGCGCGAGGATCTGGACGCGGTATCGACCGACGTGCCGATCGTGATCATCCACCAGTCCGCGCATATCGGTGTCTTCAATTCCAAGGCGCTTGAGGCGGTGGGCATCACCGCCGACACCAAGAACCCGGACGGCGGCGTGATCCGGCGCGAGGACGGCAGCAGCGAGCCCAATGGCGTGCTTGAGGAAGCTGCTTTCTTCCCGGCCCTGATGAAGCTGGTCTCCGGTCTCGACAAGGCGGGCGGCGAGGAGCTGTTCGTCGCCGGCACCGAGCTGCTTGCGAGCTACGGCTACACGACCGGCCAGGAAGGCCGCTCCACGCCCAATGTCGTCAGGCTGATGCAGGGGGCCTCCGATGCCGGCCGCATCAAGATCGATGTCGTCACCTATCCGGACGTTCTCGTCGATCGCGACTTCATCGCGGCCAACGTGTCGCAGACCTATACCAACGGGTTCCGTGTCGGCGGCGCCAAGCTGACCATCGACGGCTCGCCGCAGGGTTTCACGGCCCTGCGCGACCGCCCCTACTACAATCCGCCTTCGCATTTCCGTGCGGACTATGCCGGCTATGCGGCCGCTAGCAGCGACCAGGTGTTCGATGCCATCGACTGGGCGTTTGCGAACAACGTCCAGGTCATCACCCATTCCAACGGCGAGGGCGCCTCGGACATGCTGATCGCGGCGATCAAGTCCGCGACCGAGAAGCACGGCAACGACGACCGTCGCCCGGTGCTGATCCACGGCCAGTTCCTGCGCCAGGATCAGGTTGGTGCTCTCGATGAGCTCGACATCTTCCCCTCGTTGTTCCCCATGCACACCTTCTACTGGGGCGACTGGCACCGCGATCGTACCGTCGGTCCGGTCAATGCTGACAATATCTCGCCGACCGGCTGGGTGCGCGAGCGCGGCATGATGTTCTCCACCCACCACGATGCGCCGGTGGCGTTCCCCGACAGCATGCGCATTCTGGACGCCACCGTGACCCGGCGCTCGCGGTCTGGCGATATCCTCGGTCCCAACCAGCGGGTCGATGTGATGACCGCGCTGAAGGCGATGACGATCTGGCCGGCCTATCAGCACTTCGAAGAGGGGCAGAAGGGATCGATCGAGACCGGCAAGGTCGCCGATCTCATCATCCTGAGCCAGGACCCGACGGCGATCGATCCCGAGACGCTGGACACGCTGAAGGTTCAGGAGACGATCAAGCACGGCGAGACCATCTACAGCCGCAGGGACGAAGAGAAGCAGGGCAACCTGCGGATGCGCCCGGGGCCTGACGGCAGCGACGCCCTCGGCAACTTCCTGCGCAACGCCTCGGCCAGCGTCGAGGCTGCCGGCGGCCATGCGCATGGGCCCGATCTTCTATACCAGGCCTTTGCGGCCGGCTTTGGCGCACAGGCGCCTGCCAGCACCCGCTGA
- a CDS encoding AraC family transcriptional regulator — MHASQHPLRHASSNALPPASPAFRATISAAALPLISDVMAGAGLDAPRAFAETGLSIKLAPSHAIPLDRFTTLLENAGRQAGTQACLWSCGRRIAAPALATLFPSGLVETRLGGLLSRLLADLQALQEGTTFELQVEGDTCTLAYRIHDPRIWPRSRDAEFTLGFLHAVTERFAGTVPTVELALEHEQDGCRAALARQAGCVPLYGQRLNMLAFPARLLDLAIAADDFPVPGHPPDHLQRERSDGDPRQRVGEAIRRRVGQGPFSQGDIAADLGVSGRSLRRLLDADGPSFRAMTDDARLDYALWALQRTRLPVGEIAWRLGYTDQGAFARAFRKATGAPPSSLRKDAGAPD; from the coding sequence ATGCACGCCTCGCAACATCCCTTGCGCCACGCATCGTCCAACGCCTTGCCTCCCGCCTCGCCCGCCTTTCGGGCGACGATCTCCGCCGCCGCGCTGCCGCTGATCAGCGACGTGATGGCAGGCGCCGGGCTCGACGCGCCCCGTGCCTTTGCCGAGACGGGTCTCAGCATCAAGCTCGCTCCCTCGCACGCGATCCCCCTCGACCGGTTCACGACCTTGCTGGAAAACGCCGGGCGCCAGGCCGGTACCCAGGCCTGCCTGTGGTCCTGCGGCCGACGGATCGCGGCCCCCGCACTGGCAACGCTGTTTCCCTCGGGCCTTGTCGAAACGCGGCTCGGCGGGCTCCTGTCCCGGCTTCTGGCCGACCTGCAGGCACTGCAGGAGGGCACGACCTTCGAGCTGCAGGTCGAGGGCGACACCTGCACCCTCGCCTATCGCATCCACGACCCGCGGATCTGGCCGCGCTCGCGCGATGCCGAGTTCACCCTCGGCTTCCTGCATGCGGTGACCGAGCGGTTCGCCGGCACCGTTCCGACGGTGGAACTGGCGCTGGAACACGAGCAGGACGGCTGCCGCGCGGCGCTTGCCCGGCAAGCCGGCTGCGTGCCGCTCTACGGCCAGCGGCTCAACATGCTGGCCTTCCCGGCCCGGCTGCTCGACCTTGCCATTGCGGCCGACGACTTTCCCGTTCCCGGCCATCCGCCCGATCACCTGCAACGGGAACGCTCGGACGGCGACCCCCGGCAGCGCGTCGGCGAGGCGATCCGCCGGCGCGTCGGACAGGGGCCGTTCTCGCAAGGCGACATTGCCGCGGACCTCGGAGTATCGGGACGCAGCCTGCGCCGCCTGCTGGATGCGGACGGGCCGAGTTTTCGCGCGATGACCGACGACGCACGGCTCGACTATGCGCTGTGGGCCTTGCAGCGCACGCGGCTGCCGGTCGGGGAGATCGCCTGGCGGCTCGGCTACACCGATCAGGGCGCCTTCGCGCGCGCCTTCAGGAAGGCGACTGGCGCCCCGCCGAGCAGTCTGCGCAAGGACGCGGGCGCCCCCGACTAG
- a CDS encoding tyramine oxidase, giving the protein MPHIHRFAAGFMAAGLLASTALPAASHPLDALSEAEITEAVALLTAAGRTGEGTLYPYISLKEPEKSVVLGWSEGDPEPRAVEVHFKTTEGIFVAEVDLAGDRVVSVEPAPAETMILVAEFMTAMELATSNPQFIEGLAKRGLKPEQLFCLPLTAGLFGMPEEDGRRLMKVPCYVLPEGSNFYAKPVEGLYAVVDLNAGSVVEVFDTGVRPVPEDGWGYTEAEVEARTGALRPRGNPVTLSQPGGSNVTIENGLISWDIWRFRARVDKRPGVVLSNIEARDGERWRSVLYQAHLSEVFVPYMDPDEGWYWRTYMDSGEYGFGIFLTPLRAGVDCPAHATFLPAVVHTDQGTPLSIPDAICIFERNIGDPAWRHFEIFAQSESEQVPAEGRPATQLVVRSASEVGNYDYLVDYVFHQDGRLDVMVGSTGLDAVKGAVIKSMRDEGAAEETRYGTLIAPNLIAPNHDHYFNFRLDFDIDGQANSFMRTGLVPGKPEDGAPRRSFWVTETKMAMSELGGRYKVNPDTPAMYHVMNMGADGPLGHHPGYMIVPGNSVAYSPFDYSGDMPMKRNAYVEYTLWNTPYSTTERYAGGRFAFQSDGSDTLATWTQQDRPIDNTDIVTWYTMGFHHVPHTEDWPVMSTMWKGFTLRPFNFFPHNPALTIRLPE; this is encoded by the coding sequence ATGCCGCATATTCATCGCTTCGCAGCCGGCTTCATGGCTGCGGGACTGCTTGCGTCGACCGCGCTGCCGGCGGCAAGCCATCCGCTCGACGCCTTGAGCGAGGCGGAGATCACCGAGGCCGTCGCCCTGCTGACCGCCGCCGGACGGACGGGCGAAGGCACGCTCTATCCCTATATCTCTCTGAAGGAGCCGGAAAAGTCCGTAGTGCTCGGCTGGAGCGAGGGCGATCCGGAACCGCGTGCCGTCGAGGTGCATTTCAAGACCACCGAGGGCATCTTCGTCGCCGAGGTGGACCTTGCGGGCGACCGCGTAGTCTCGGTCGAACCGGCGCCCGCCGAGACGATGATCCTGGTTGCCGAGTTCATGACCGCGATGGAGCTTGCGACCTCCAACCCGCAGTTCATCGAGGGTCTGGCCAAGCGCGGGCTCAAGCCCGAGCAGCTGTTCTGCCTGCCGCTGACCGCCGGCCTCTTCGGCATGCCGGAGGAAGACGGCCGGCGCCTGATGAAGGTGCCGTGCTACGTCCTGCCGGAGGGTTCAAATTTCTACGCCAAGCCGGTGGAAGGCCTCTATGCCGTGGTCGATCTCAACGCCGGATCTGTGGTCGAGGTGTTCGATACCGGTGTGAGGCCCGTGCCGGAGGACGGTTGGGGCTACACGGAAGCGGAAGTGGAGGCACGCACCGGCGCTCTTCGTCCGCGCGGCAATCCGGTCACCCTGTCGCAGCCGGGCGGCTCCAACGTCACCATCGAGAACGGCCTGATCTCCTGGGACATCTGGCGGTTCCGCGCCCGTGTCGACAAGCGCCCCGGCGTTGTGCTGTCGAACATCGAGGCCCGTGACGGCGAGCGCTGGCGCTCCGTGCTTTACCAGGCGCATCTGTCCGAGGTCTTCGTGCCCTATATGGATCCGGACGAGGGCTGGTACTGGCGCACCTACATGGACAGCGGCGAGTACGGCTTCGGCATCTTCCTCACTCCGCTCAGGGCCGGCGTCGACTGTCCGGCCCACGCCACTTTCCTGCCGGCGGTGGTGCATACCGACCAGGGCACGCCGCTCTCCATTCCCGATGCGATCTGCATCTTCGAGCGCAATATCGGCGACCCGGCCTGGCGGCACTTCGAGATCTTCGCGCAGAGCGAGAGCGAGCAGGTGCCGGCGGAAGGACGCCCCGCGACGCAGCTGGTGGTCCGCTCGGCTTCCGAGGTCGGCAACTACGACTATCTGGTCGACTACGTCTTCCATCAGGACGGCCGGCTCGACGTGATGGTCGGCTCCACCGGTCTCGACGCGGTGAAGGGCGCGGTCATCAAGTCGATGCGCGACGAGGGAGCAGCCGAGGAAACCCGCTACGGCACCTTGATTGCGCCGAACCTGATTGCGCCCAATCACGACCACTACTTCAACTTCCGCCTCGACTTCGACATCGACGGCCAGGCCAACAGCTTCATGCGCACGGGGCTGGTGCCGGGCAAGCCGGAAGACGGAGCGCCGCGCCGTTCGTTCTGGGTGACCGAGACGAAGATGGCGATGAGCGAACTCGGCGGGCGCTACAAGGTCAACCCGGACACGCCGGCCATGTATCACGTCATGAACATGGGCGCCGACGGGCCGCTCGGCCATCATCCGGGCTACATGATCGTACCGGGCAACAGCGTCGCCTACTCGCCGTTCGACTACTCCGGCGACATGCCGATGAAGCGCAACGCCTATGTCGAGTACACGCTATGGAACACGCCCTACAGCACGACCGAGCGTTATGCTGGCGGGCGCTTCGCCTTCCAGAGCGACGGCTCGGACACGCTGGCCACCTGGACGCAGCAGGACCGGCCCATCGACAACACCGACATCGTCACCTGGTACACGATGGGCTTCCACCACGTGCCCCATACCGAGGATTGGCCGGTGATGTCGACCATGTGGAAGGGATTCACGCTGCGGCCCTTCAACTTCTTCCCCCACAACCCGGCGCTGACCATCCGCCTGCCGGAGTAG
- the ccoG gene encoding cytochrome c oxidase accessory protein CcoG, translated as MRAETDTTGAGGQPDEWFASAKKIYPMAVHGTFRKIKWAVLFATLGIYYFLPFVRWDRGPDAPDQAVLIDLAGRRAYFFFIEIWPQEVYYLTGLLILAAMALFLMNAVAGRIWCGYLCPQTVWTDLFLWVERQIEGDRRERMLLDAERWSVAKVLQKFSKHTLWLMIAWWTGGAWVLYFADAPTLVKSLATGEAPFSAYLWIGILTFTTYALAGHMREQVCIFLCPWPRIQAALTDEDALNVTYRYDRGEPRGSLKQSRKRVDEGLPAGDCIDCYQCVHACPTGVDIRNGTQLGCIQCGLCIDACDTVMDKIGKPHGLIAYDTDDNIKRRMAGEETVVRMVRPRTVIYAAIIVLVGAIMAYALAMRQHEGMSVLHDRNPIYVELSDGGVRNGYTIRMLNKRLSAREFALSVEGMPEGTRVEVVGISEHVDGAPIITVGVDTTRELRVLVFSPGDAQLDKSTPIVFRLRDMASGDTATASDFFKAP; from the coding sequence ATGCGCGCAGAAACGGACACCACCGGTGCCGGCGGCCAGCCGGACGAATGGTTTGCCTCGGCCAAGAAGATCTATCCGATGGCGGTGCACGGCACCTTCCGGAAGATCAAGTGGGCGGTGCTCTTCGCCACGCTCGGCATCTACTATTTTCTGCCCTTCGTGCGCTGGGACCGGGGTCCCGACGCGCCGGATCAGGCCGTCCTCATCGATCTTGCCGGCCGGCGCGCCTATTTCTTCTTCATCGAGATCTGGCCGCAGGAGGTCTACTACCTCACCGGCTTGCTGATCCTCGCGGCGATGGCGCTGTTCCTGATGAACGCCGTCGCCGGCCGGATCTGGTGTGGCTACCTGTGCCCTCAGACCGTGTGGACCGACCTGTTCCTGTGGGTCGAACGCCAGATCGAGGGCGACCGGCGCGAGCGGATGTTGCTCGATGCCGAGCGCTGGAGCGTCGCCAAGGTCCTGCAGAAGTTTTCCAAGCACACCTTGTGGCTGATGATCGCCTGGTGGACGGGCGGTGCCTGGGTACTCTACTTCGCCGACGCGCCGACCTTGGTTAAATCGCTGGCGACCGGCGAGGCGCCGTTCTCGGCCTATCTGTGGATCGGCATTCTCACCTTCACCACCTACGCGCTGGCCGGTCACATGCGCGAGCAGGTCTGCATCTTCCTGTGCCCCTGGCCGCGCATCCAGGCAGCGCTCACGGACGAGGACGCGCTCAACGTCACCTACCGCTATGACCGCGGCGAGCCGCGCGGCTCGCTGAAGCAGAGCCGCAAGCGCGTCGACGAGGGGCTGCCCGCCGGCGACTGCATCGACTGCTACCAGTGCGTCCATGCCTGTCCGACCGGCGTCGACATCCGCAACGGAACCCAGCTCGGCTGCATCCAGTGCGGACTGTGCATCGATGCCTGCGACACGGTCATGGACAAGATCGGCAAGCCGCACGGCCTGATCGCCTACGACACCGACGACAACATCAAGCGCCGGATGGCGGGCGAGGAGACCGTCGTGCGGATGGTCCGTCCGCGTACCGTCATCTATGCCGCGATCATCGTGCTGGTCGGCGCGATCATGGCATATGCGCTGGCCATGCGTCAGCACGAGGGCATGAGCGTTCTGCACGACCGCAACCCGATCTACGTGGAGCTGTCCGACGGCGGTGTGCGCAACGGCTACACCATCCGCATGCTCAACAAGCGGCTGAGCGCGCGCGAGTTCGCCCTGTCTGTGGAAGGCATGCCTGAGGGCACCCGCGTAGAGGTCGTCGGCATCAGCGAGCATGTCGACGGTGCGCCGATCATCACCGTCGGGGTCGACACCACGCGCGAGCTGCGCGTGCTGGTCTTCTCGCCGGGTGATGCGCAGCTCGACAAGTCGACGCCGATCGTCTTCCGCCTGCGCGACATGGCAAGCGGCGACACGGCGACGGCGAGCGACTTCTTCAAGGCACCCTAA
- a CDS encoding FixH family protein — translation MTASRAVTTHPAERKVTGRTVLIWLGSFFFVMLVANIFFVYFALSSFPGVVTDRAYEAGQAYNGEIAASRAQGELNWNVSGEVTRNSDGIARIQVSALDAAGNPLTGLSVEATLQRPASPEPARKLVLSEGELGRYSAEAEDVAAGRWILQLDASSGAEGETFRSQNRVFFSE, via the coding sequence ATGACCGCATCCCGCGCTGTAACGACGCACCCCGCCGAGCGCAAGGTAACGGGCCGGACCGTGCTGATCTGGCTCGGCAGCTTCTTCTTCGTGATGCTCGTTGCCAACATCTTCTTCGTCTATTTCGCGCTGTCCTCCTTCCCTGGCGTGGTGACCGACCGGGCCTATGAGGCAGGGCAGGCCTATAACGGCGAGATCGCCGCATCGCGCGCGCAAGGCGAGCTGAACTGGAACGTCAGCGGCGAAGTCACACGCAACAGCGACGGTATCGCCCGCATCCAGGTCTCCGCGCTCGATGCCGCCGGCAATCCTCTGACCGGCCTGTCGGTCGAGGCAACGCTGCAGCGCCCTGCAAGCCCCGAGCCGGCCCGCAAGCTGGTGCTGAGCGAGGGCGAACTCGGCCGCTATTCGGCCGAGGCCGAAGACGTTGCGGCCGGCCGCTGGATCCTGCAGCTCGATGCGAGTTCCGGCGCCGAAGGCGAGACCTTCCGCTCGCAGAACCGCGTCTTCTTTTCCGAATAG